A region of Streptomyces sp. NBC_01788 DNA encodes the following proteins:
- a CDS encoding CDP-alcohol phosphatidyltransferase family protein codes for MSRPSVAELRPVVHPAGVKDRRSGEHWAGRLYMREVSLRVDRYLVGTRVTPNQLTYLMTVFGVLAAPALLVPGIAGAVLGVLMVQLYLLLDCVDGEIARWKQQFSLGGVYLDRVGAYLTDAAVLVGLGLRAADLWGSGRIDWLWAFLGTLAALGAILIKAETDLVGVARHQAGLPPVKESAAEPRSSGMALARRAAAALKFHRLILGIEASLLILALAIADAVRGDLFFTRLGTAVLAGIALLQTLLHLVSVLVSSRLR; via the coding sequence ATGTCAAGGCCATCGGTAGCTGAACTGAGACCGGTCGTCCATCCGGCAGGGGTGAAGGACCGGCGCAGCGGAGAACACTGGGCGGGACGCCTCTACATGCGCGAGGTGTCCCTGCGGGTGGACCGCTACCTGGTGGGCACCAGGGTCACGCCCAACCAGCTCACGTACCTGATGACCGTCTTCGGCGTGCTCGCGGCCCCCGCCCTGCTGGTGCCGGGGATCGCGGGCGCCGTGCTCGGTGTGCTGATGGTCCAGCTGTACCTGCTGCTGGACTGCGTCGACGGCGAGATCGCCCGCTGGAAGCAGCAGTTCTCGCTGGGCGGGGTCTACCTGGACCGGGTCGGGGCCTATCTCACCGACGCCGCGGTCCTGGTCGGGCTCGGGCTGCGCGCCGCCGACCTGTGGGGGTCCGGGCGGATCGACTGGCTGTGGGCCTTCCTCGGGACCCTGGCCGCCCTCGGCGCGATCCTGATCAAGGCCGAGACCGACCTCGTCGGCGTGGCCCGCCACCAGGCCGGACTGCCGCCGGTCAAGGAGAGCGCAGCCGAACCGCGCTCCTCCGGCATGGCGCTGGCCCGCCGGGCCGCCGCGGCCCTCAAGTTCCACCGGCTGATCCTCGGGATCGAGGCGTCCCTGCTGATCCTGGCCCTCGCCATCGCCGACGCGGTCAGGGGCGACCTGTTCTTCACCCGGCTCGGCACGGCCGTGCTCGCCGGTATCGCGCTGCTGCAGACCCTGCTGCACCTGGTGTCCGTCCTCGTCTCCAGCAGGCTGAGGTGA
- the hpnD gene encoding presqualene diphosphate synthase HpnD — protein MIRAVESEHVSAPVLAAYSYCEAVTGQQARNFAYGIRLLPAAKRRAMSALYAFSRRVDDIGDGALPDDVKITRLEDTRALLGRVRDGAVEEDDTDPVAVALAHAARVFPIPLGGLDELIDGVLKDVRGESYETWEDLKVYCRCVAGAIGRLSLGVFGTEPGARGAERASEYADTLGLALQLTNILRDVREDAEGGRTYLPADDLAKFGCSAGFGGPTPPEGSDFAGLVHFEVRRARALFAEGYRLLPLLDRRSGACVAAMAGIYRRLLDRIEREPEAVLRGRVSLPGHEKAYVAVRGLSGLDARYVSRQTVRRRA, from the coding sequence GTGATCCGGGCCGTGGAGTCGGAACACGTGTCCGCGCCGGTGCTCGCCGCCTACAGCTACTGCGAGGCGGTCACAGGGCAGCAGGCCCGCAACTTCGCCTACGGCATCAGACTGCTGCCGGCGGCCAAGAGGCGGGCGATGTCGGCGCTGTACGCGTTCTCCCGGCGCGTCGACGACATCGGCGACGGAGCGCTGCCCGACGATGTGAAGATCACCCGTCTGGAGGACACACGGGCCCTGCTCGGCCGGGTCCGCGACGGCGCCGTCGAGGAAGACGACACCGACCCCGTGGCCGTCGCCCTCGCCCACGCCGCCCGGGTCTTCCCGATCCCGCTCGGCGGCCTCGATGAACTCATCGACGGCGTCCTGAAGGACGTCCGCGGTGAGAGCTACGAGACCTGGGAGGACCTGAAGGTCTACTGCCGCTGCGTGGCCGGGGCCATCGGACGTCTCTCCCTCGGGGTGTTCGGCACCGAGCCGGGCGCGCGCGGCGCCGAACGCGCCTCCGAGTACGCCGACACGCTGGGGCTCGCGCTGCAACTGACCAACATCCTCAGAGACGTCCGCGAGGACGCCGAGGGCGGCCGCACCTACCTGCCCGCCGACGACCTCGCCAAGTTCGGCTGCTCGGCCGGGTTCGGCGGTCCGACGCCGCCGGAGGGCTCCGACTTCGCGGGCCTGGTGCACTTCGAGGTGCGACGGGCCCGCGCCCTGTTCGCCGAGGGCTACCGGCTGCTGCCCCTGCTGGACCGGCGCAGCGGCGCGTGCGTCGCCGCCATGGCCGGCATCTACCGCCGCCTGCTGGACCGCATCGAGCGCGAGCCGGAGGCCGTGCTGCGCGGCCGGGTCTCGCTGCCCGGACACGAGAAGGCGTACGTCGCCGTGCGCGGCCTGTCCGGCCTCGACGCCCGGTACGTGTCCCGGCAGACCGTCAGGAGGCGTGCCTGA
- a CDS encoding ABC transporter ATP-binding protein has translation MADQDHHHDTRDSAPRVPTVIADDLHIVYRVNGTRAGKGSATAALSRILKRGSGDEARGVRKVHAVRGVSFVAHRGEAIGLIGSNGSGKSTLLRAIAGLLPAEKGRVYTDGQPSLLGVNAALMNDLTGERNVILGGLAMGMSREQIKERYEGIVDFSGINEKGDFITLPMRTYSSGMAARLRFSIAAAKDHDVLMIDEALATGDRKFQKRSEARIRELRKEAGTVFLVSHNNKSIRDTCDRALWLERGELRMDGPTDEVLKEYEKFTGK, from the coding sequence GTGGCTGACCAGGACCACCACCACGACACGCGCGACAGCGCGCCGCGGGTGCCCACCGTGATCGCGGACGACCTGCACATCGTCTACCGCGTCAACGGCACCAGGGCCGGCAAGGGCAGTGCCACCGCCGCACTCAGCCGCATCCTCAAGCGGGGCTCCGGCGACGAGGCACGGGGCGTGCGCAAGGTGCACGCCGTCAGGGGCGTCTCCTTCGTCGCCCACCGCGGCGAGGCCATCGGCCTGATCGGCTCCAACGGCTCCGGCAAGTCCACGTTGCTGCGTGCCATCGCCGGTCTGCTGCCCGCCGAGAAGGGCCGGGTCTACACCGACGGCCAGCCCTCGCTGCTCGGTGTGAACGCGGCGCTGATGAACGACCTCACGGGCGAGCGCAACGTCATCCTGGGCGGGCTCGCCATGGGCATGTCGCGCGAGCAGATCAAGGAGCGCTACGAGGGGATCGTCGACTTCTCCGGCATCAACGAGAAGGGCGACTTCATCACGCTCCCGATGCGCACGTACTCCTCCGGCATGGCCGCCCGGCTCCGCTTCTCCATCGCCGCCGCCAAGGACCACGACGTCCTCATGATCGACGAGGCCCTGGCCACCGGCGACCGCAAGTTCCAGAAGCGCTCCGAGGCGCGCATCCGGGAGCTGCGCAAGGAGGCCGGCACCGTCTTCCTGGTCAGCCACAACAACAAGTCGATCCGCGACACCTGCGACCGGGCGCTGTGGCTGGAGCGCGGGGAACTGCGCATGGACGGCCCCACCGACGAGGTGCTCAAGGAGTACGAGAAGTTCACGGGCAAGTAG
- the hpnE gene encoding hydroxysqualene dehydroxylase HpnE: MPGGVPDGNGRPRGPRPSRRTHRGGRTMTDGTRRDKPLDDITGPAGRHAVVVGGGLAGLTSALALADAGMRVTLLEGRPRLGGLAFSFQRGDLTIDNGQHVYLRCCTAYRWFLDRIGGAELAPLQDRLEVPVVDVARPEGRRLGTLRRDALPVPLHLGRSLATYPHLSLAERARVGRAALALKGLDLSDPTLDAQNFGTWLAEHGQSARAVEALWDLVGVATLNAVAGDASLGLAAMVFKTGLLSDPGAADIGWARVPLGELHDRLARRALDSAGVRTEVRTRVTSVSLDADGSWNVQVPGENLLADAVVLAVPQREAHGLLPAGALDAPDRLLRIGTAPILNAHVVYDRTVLNAPFFAAIGTPVQWVFDRTEAAGLKHGQYLAVSQSVAQDEIDAPVAVLRERYLPELRRLLPRARRAEVKDFFVTRERTATFAPAPGVGRLRPGARTKAPGLYLAGAWTATGWPATMESAVRSGVKAAEAALSALGRPRPSRLFAIEEAAA; this comes from the coding sequence GTGCCGGGCGGCGTCCCTGACGGCAACGGTCGCCCGCGAGGTCCCCGCCCATCGCGGCGGACGCACAGGGGAGGGCGCACGATGACCGACGGCACACGGCGCGACAAACCGCTCGACGACATCACGGGACCGGCCGGACGGCACGCCGTCGTGGTCGGCGGCGGCCTTGCCGGCCTCACCTCCGCGCTCGCGCTCGCCGACGCCGGAATGCGCGTCACGCTCCTCGAGGGCAGACCCCGCCTGGGCGGGCTCGCCTTCTCCTTCCAGCGCGGCGACCTCACCATCGACAACGGACAGCACGTGTACCTGCGCTGCTGCACCGCCTACCGCTGGTTCCTCGACCGGATCGGCGGCGCCGAGCTCGCCCCGCTGCAGGACCGCCTCGAGGTGCCCGTCGTCGACGTGGCGCGACCCGAGGGCCGGCGGCTGGGCACGCTGCGGCGCGACGCGCTGCCCGTGCCCCTGCACCTGGGGCGCAGCCTCGCCACCTACCCGCACCTCTCGCTCGCCGAGCGGGCCCGGGTGGGCCGCGCCGCGCTCGCGCTCAAGGGCCTCGACCTGTCCGACCCGACCCTGGACGCACAGAACTTCGGCACCTGGCTGGCCGAGCACGGCCAGTCGGCGCGCGCCGTGGAGGCGCTGTGGGACCTGGTCGGGGTCGCCACCCTCAACGCGGTCGCCGGCGACGCCTCGCTCGGGCTCGCCGCGATGGTGTTCAAGACCGGACTGCTGTCCGACCCGGGAGCGGCCGACATCGGCTGGGCCCGCGTCCCGCTGGGCGAACTGCACGACCGGCTGGCCCGCAGGGCGCTCGACTCCGCGGGCGTGCGTACCGAGGTCCGAACACGCGTCACCTCCGTCTCCCTCGACGCGGACGGGAGCTGGAACGTTCAGGTTCCCGGTGAGAACCTGCTCGCCGACGCGGTCGTCCTCGCCGTACCCCAGCGCGAGGCCCACGGCCTGCTGCCGGCCGGCGCCCTGGACGCGCCGGACCGGCTGCTCAGGATCGGCACCGCGCCGATCCTCAACGCCCACGTCGTCTACGACCGCACGGTGCTCAACGCGCCCTTCTTCGCGGCCATCGGCACCCCCGTTCAGTGGGTCTTCGACCGCACCGAGGCGGCCGGCCTGAAGCACGGTCAGTACCTCGCGGTGTCCCAGTCGGTGGCGCAGGACGAGATCGACGCGCCGGTCGCCGTACTGCGCGAGCGCTATCTGCCCGAACTGAGGCGGCTGCTGCCCCGCGCCCGCCGGGCCGAGGTGAAGGACTTCTTCGTGACCCGGGAGCGCACGGCGACGTTCGCCCCGGCCCCCGGCGTCGGACGGCTGCGGCCCGGCGCCCGCACCAAGGCACCCGGCCTGTACCTGGCCGGAGCGTGGACCGCCACAGGGTGGCCCGCGACCATGGAGAGTGCGGTCCGCAGCGGTGTGAAGGCGGCCGAGGCCGCGCTGAGCGCCCTGGGCCGGCCCCGCCCGAGCCGTCTCTTCGCCATCGAGGAGGCGGCGGCGTGA
- a CDS encoding glycosyltransferase family 2 protein gives MTSSNAPLKVGAVVITMGNRPDELRALLDSVAKQDGDRVEVVVVGNGSPVPDLPEGVRTIELEENLGIPGGRNVGIEAFGPGGGDVDILLFLDDDGLLARNDTAELCRRAFAADDRLGIVSFRIADPDTGVTQRRHVPRLRASDPMRSSRVTTFLGGANAVRTRVFAEVGGLPDEFFYAHEETDLAWRALDAGWMIDYRSDMVLYHPTTAPSRHAVYHRMVARNRVWLARRNLPLLLVPVYLGVWLLLTLARRPSRPALKAWFGGFREGWTTACGPRRPMKWRTVWRLTRLGRPPVI, from the coding sequence ATGACCTCTTCGAACGCTCCGCTCAAGGTCGGCGCCGTCGTCATCACCATGGGCAACCGGCCCGACGAACTGCGGGCCCTGCTCGACTCGGTCGCCAAGCAGGACGGCGACCGTGTCGAGGTGGTCGTCGTCGGCAACGGCTCGCCCGTCCCGGACCTCCCCGAGGGCGTCCGGACCATCGAGCTGGAGGAGAACCTCGGCATCCCCGGCGGCCGCAACGTCGGCATCGAGGCCTTCGGCCCGGGCGGCGGGGACGTCGACATCCTGCTCTTCCTCGACGACGACGGCCTGCTCGCCCGGAACGACACCGCCGAGCTGTGCCGCCGGGCCTTCGCCGCCGACGACCGGCTCGGCATCGTCAGCTTCCGCATCGCCGACCCCGACACCGGCGTCACCCAGCGCCGCCACGTGCCGCGGCTGCGTGCCTCCGACCCGATGCGCTCCTCCCGGGTGACCACCTTCCTCGGTGGCGCCAACGCCGTACGCACCCGGGTCTTCGCGGAAGTAGGCGGCCTGCCGGACGAGTTCTTCTACGCCCACGAGGAAACCGACCTGGCATGGCGGGCCCTCGACGCGGGCTGGATGATCGACTACCGATCCGACATGGTGCTGTACCACCCGACGACCGCGCCGTCGCGGCACGCGGTGTACCACCGCATGGTCGCCCGCAACCGGGTGTGGCTGGCCCGCCGCAACCTCCCGCTGCTGCTCGTCCCGGTCTATCTGGGGGTCTGGCTGCTGCTCACCCTCGCCCGCCGTCCCTCGCGTCCGGCCCTGAAGGCCTGGTTCGGCGGTTTCCGGGAGGGCTGGACCACAGCCTGCGGTCCGCGGCGGCCCATGAAGTGGCGTACGGTGTGGCGACTCACCCGACTGGGCCGGCCGCCGGTCATCTGA
- a CDS encoding ABC transporter permease, with product MSETTHDGGVALGAARSPDEGLTPAQLADKYGLSVSGARPSLREYVRQLWGRRHFILAFSRAKLTAQYSQAKLGQLWQVATPLLNAAVYYFIFGVLIHATRGLDRTTYIPFLVTGVFVFTFTQTSVMAGVRAISGNLGLVRALHFPRASLPISFALQQLQQLLYSMIVLFLVVIAFGSYPALSWLLIVPALALQVLFNTGLALIMARLGAKTPDLAQLMPFVTRTWMYASGVMFSLSGMLAGKPEWVIRLMQVNPAAIYMDLIRFALIDGYDSSHLPPHVWAGAVGWAVLAFVGGFVYFWKAEERYGRG from the coding sequence GTGAGTGAGACAACGCATGACGGCGGCGTCGCCCTCGGCGCGGCTCGGTCGCCCGACGAGGGCCTCACCCCGGCCCAGCTTGCCGACAAGTACGGGCTGTCCGTCAGCGGCGCCCGGCCCTCGCTGAGGGAGTACGTCCGGCAGCTCTGGGGGCGGCGCCACTTCATCCTGGCCTTCTCCCGGGCGAAGCTGACCGCCCAGTACAGCCAGGCCAAGCTCGGCCAGCTCTGGCAGGTGGCGACCCCGCTGCTGAACGCCGCCGTCTACTACTTCATCTTCGGCGTCCTCATCCACGCCACCCGGGGACTCGACCGGACCACGTACATCCCGTTCCTGGTGACCGGGGTGTTCGTGTTCACCTTCACCCAGACCTCGGTCATGGCCGGCGTGCGCGCCATCTCCGGCAACCTCGGGCTGGTGCGCGCGCTGCACTTCCCGCGCGCCTCCCTGCCGATCTCGTTCGCGCTCCAGCAGCTCCAGCAACTGCTGTACTCGATGATCGTGCTGTTCCTCGTGGTCATCGCCTTCGGCAGCTACCCGGCCCTGTCCTGGCTGCTGATCGTGCCGGCGCTGGCGCTGCAGGTCCTGTTCAACACCGGGCTTGCGCTGATCATGGCCCGGCTGGGCGCCAAGACCCCCGACCTCGCCCAGCTCATGCCGTTCGTCACGCGGACCTGGATGTACGCGTCGGGCGTGATGTTCTCCCTCAGCGGCATGCTCGCGGGGAAGCCCGAGTGGGTCATCCGGCTGATGCAGGTCAACCCCGCCGCCATCTACATGGATCTGATCCGCTTCGCGCTGATCGACGGCTACGACTCCTCGCACCTGCCGCCGCACGTCTGGGCCGGCGCCGTCGGCTGGGCCGTGCTCGCCTTCGTCGGCGGCTTCGTGTACTTCTGGAAGGCTGAGGAGAGGTACGGCCGTGGCTGA
- the hpnC gene encoding squalene synthase HpnC encodes MTWTPTARDPERATLDKAAAENFPVAPFFLPRAWRADLMAVYGFARLVDDIGDGDLAPGGADARLLGVSAGEAEDRLVLLDAFEADLRRVFDGTPCHPLLRRLQPTVRRRSLTPEPFLGLIAANRQDQLVTRYETYDDLLAYCELSANPVGRLVLAVTGTSTPERIRRSDDVCTALQIVEHLQDVREDLGRDRIYLPAADMKRFHVQESDLAAATAGASVRALVAYEAERARGLLNEGAPLVGSVHGRLKLLLAGFVAGGRAAIHAIAAAEYDVLPGPPKPGRTRLLREVGVTLRGEG; translated from the coding sequence ATGACGTGGACACCGACGGCGCGCGACCCCGAGCGCGCCACTCTCGACAAGGCCGCGGCTGAGAACTTCCCCGTGGCACCGTTCTTCCTGCCCAGAGCCTGGCGTGCCGACCTGATGGCCGTCTACGGCTTCGCCCGCCTCGTCGACGACATCGGCGACGGCGACCTGGCCCCCGGCGGCGCGGACGCCCGGCTGCTCGGCGTGTCGGCCGGCGAGGCCGAGGACCGCCTGGTCCTCCTCGACGCCTTCGAGGCCGATCTGCGCCGGGTCTTCGACGGCACCCCGTGCCATCCCCTGCTGCGCCGGCTCCAGCCCACCGTCCGCCGCCGCTCGCTGACCCCCGAGCCGTTCCTCGGTCTGATCGCCGCCAACCGCCAGGACCAGCTCGTCACCCGGTACGAGACCTACGACGACCTCCTCGCCTACTGCGAACTGTCCGCCAATCCCGTGGGCCGCCTCGTCCTCGCCGTCACCGGCACCTCGACCCCCGAGCGGATCCGCCGCTCCGACGACGTCTGCACCGCCCTCCAGATCGTCGAGCATCTCCAGGACGTCCGGGAGGACCTCGGACGGGACCGCATCTACCTGCCCGCCGCCGACATGAAACGTTTCCACGTGCAGGAGTCCGACCTCGCCGCGGCCACCGCGGGCGCGTCGGTGCGCGCACTGGTCGCGTACGAGGCGGAACGCGCCCGCGGTCTGCTGAATGAAGGCGCCCCCCTGGTGGGTAGCGTCCACGGCAGGCTGAAGCTGCTGCTCGCGGGGTTCGTGGCGGGGGGAAGGGCGGCGATCCACGCGATCGCCGCCGCCGAATACGACGTACTTCCCGGCCCACCCAAGCCCGGGAGGACCCGGTTGCTGCGCGAGGTGGGCGTGACTCTGCGAGGAGAGGGGTGA